A region of Paraburkholderia largidicola DNA encodes the following proteins:
- a CDS encoding glucose-6-phosphate isomerase → MSSIARAGIESATRVVKSDRREWLPPALLWLVTVMLIVAHQGTVLTLAFPVLSIAVGFWLYFKAPAKYVGYMWWLWFLSPEVRRLADWSKGAFTPTSLIQVAPLAVTMISGLSLIRFYPVLAQRRGLPVLLVLAGLGYAFMIGVVSSGPLAALYDLANWVYPILIGFHIMAHSRQYPEFRETIINTFIWGMLLMGGYGLVQFFIMPQWDALWMLGSQMNSQGDPVPFGVRVFSTMNSSGPFALAMMGAMVYVMAANHRVRWVAGALGFLSFCLSLVRSTWGGWVIAMLIQLAKSNNKVRIRIVASAVLLVGLCVPLLAIGPVAERMQARLDTIVNLHDDQSYAARNEFYATFAKTAFTDVTGEGLGATGTSTKLSNDGGQLGQYGNFDSGVMNIPFVLGWPGTLLYMSGVIWLLLRALRASFKLRDDKFASASLSLALAIFAMLVFTNSLVGTGGLLLFMGVFSIISAAHWQKLNRRRQSFFPGGH, encoded by the coding sequence ATGTCGTCGATTGCACGAGCCGGAATCGAGAGCGCCACGCGCGTCGTCAAGAGCGACCGTCGCGAATGGCTGCCGCCCGCGTTGCTGTGGCTCGTCACGGTCATGCTGATCGTCGCGCACCAGGGCACGGTGCTGACGCTCGCGTTCCCGGTGCTGTCGATCGCCGTCGGTTTCTGGCTGTATTTCAAGGCGCCCGCGAAGTACGTCGGCTACATGTGGTGGCTGTGGTTTCTGAGCCCGGAAGTGCGGCGTCTCGCCGACTGGTCGAAGGGCGCGTTCACGCCGACCAGCCTGATTCAGGTCGCGCCGCTCGCCGTGACGATGATCAGCGGGCTGTCGCTGATCCGCTTCTACCCCGTGCTCGCACAGAGACGCGGCCTGCCCGTCCTGCTGGTGCTGGCAGGGCTCGGGTATGCCTTCATGATCGGCGTCGTCTCCAGCGGCCCGCTGGCGGCCCTGTACGACCTCGCGAACTGGGTCTATCCGATCCTGATCGGCTTTCACATCATGGCGCACTCGCGGCAGTACCCGGAGTTCCGCGAGACCATCATCAACACCTTCATCTGGGGCATGCTGCTGATGGGCGGCTACGGCCTCGTGCAGTTCTTCATCATGCCGCAGTGGGACGCGCTGTGGATGCTCGGCTCGCAGATGAACTCGCAGGGCGACCCCGTGCCGTTCGGCGTGCGCGTATTCAGCACGATGAATTCGTCGGGCCCGTTCGCGCTCGCGATGATGGGCGCGATGGTCTACGTGATGGCCGCGAACCATCGCGTGCGCTGGGTCGCGGGCGCGCTCGGCTTCCTGTCGTTCTGTCTCTCGCTGGTGCGCTCTACGTGGGGCGGCTGGGTCATCGCGATGCTGATCCAGCTCGCCAAGTCGAACAACAAGGTGCGCATCCGCATCGTCGCAAGCGCGGTGCTGCTGGTTGGCCTGTGCGTGCCGCTGCTCGCCATCGGCCCGGTCGCTGAACGGATGCAGGCGCGCCTCGACACGATCGTCAATCTGCACGACGACCAGAGCTACGCGGCGCGTAACGAGTTCTACGCAACTTTCGCGAAAACCGCGTTCACCGACGTGACGGGCGAAGGGCTCGGCGCGACGGGCACCTCGACCAAGCTCTCGAACGACGGCGGCCAGCTCGGCCAGTACGGCAATTTCGACAGCGGCGTGATGAACATTCCGTTCGTGCTCGGCTGGCCGGGCACGCTGCTGTACATGTCGGGCGTGATCTGGCTGCTGCTGCGCGCGCTGCGCGCGTCGTTCAAGCTGCGCGACGACAAATTCGCCTCCGCTTCGCTGTCGCTTGCGCTGGCGATCTTCGCGATGCTCGTCTTCACCAATTCGCTCGTCGGTACGGGCGGCCTGCTGCTCTTCATGGGCGTGTTTTCGATTATTTCCGCGGCGCACTGGCAGAAGCTGAACCGGCGCCGCCAATCATTCTTTCCTGGAGGCCACTGA